One Caldilineales bacterium genomic region harbors:
- a CDS encoding Gfo/Idh/MocA family oxidoreductase: MSDNTFASRRIGVGVIGVGGMGERHARNLAHAAPSARLVALMDVEPAQLRRVAEACGVSRTFNDGQELIDHPDVEAVLIAAPDRFHAPLSQACLDAGKPVLCEKPLALTAPEARRLVDAEVALGRRLIQVGLMREYDPAHLKVKQTVDSGALGRALAFHALHVNVGSATPRTIADVITNSAVHDLHSARWLMNDEVVRVYTAHAPYRPERPDTARLVLIHLHFRRGGIGHIECNVEAGYGYEVEVKITGETGAVQTAPPQNPLLRQRHLRGQWVEENWLQRFEAAYLEEVRAWIGSLLVGAPTGPSAWDGYMSLLVADACIASAQSGQPVDVDIPPMAAIYRRP, encoded by the coding sequence ATGAGTGACAACACCTTCGCTTCCCGGCGCATCGGCGTCGGCGTCATCGGCGTCGGCGGCATGGGCGAACGCCACGCCCGCAACCTCGCCCACGCGGCGCCGTCCGCCCGCCTGGTGGCGCTCATGGATGTGGAGCCGGCGCAACTGCGGCGGGTGGCCGAGGCGTGCGGCGTTTCCCGCACCTTCAACGACGGCCAGGAGTTGATCGACCATCCCGATGTCGAGGCCGTGCTGATCGCTGCGCCCGACCGTTTTCATGCCCCCCTCAGTCAGGCCTGCCTCGACGCCGGCAAGCCCGTGCTCTGCGAGAAGCCGCTGGCCCTGACCGCGCCCGAGGCGCGCCGCCTGGTGGATGCCGAGGTGGCCCTGGGCCGCCGTCTGATCCAGGTCGGCCTGATGCGCGAGTACGATCCGGCGCATCTCAAGGTCAAACAGACGGTCGATAGCGGCGCACTCGGCCGGGCGCTGGCCTTCCACGCCCTGCATGTCAACGTCGGCTCCGCCACCCCGCGCACCATCGCCGACGTGATCACCAACTCGGCCGTCCACGACCTGCACTCGGCCCGCTGGCTGATGAACGATGAGGTGGTGCGTGTCTACACCGCCCACGCCCCCTACCGCCCCGAACGGCCCGACACGGCGCGGCTGGTGCTGATCCATCTGCATTTTCGCCGTGGCGGCATCGGTCACATCGAATGCAACGTCGAGGCGGGCTACGGCTATGAGGTGGAGGTCAAGATCACGGGCGAGACCGGCGCCGTGCAAACCGCGCCGCCGCAAAACCCTCTGCTCCGCCAGCGCCATCTGCGCGGGCAGTGGGTGGAGGAGAACTGGCTGCAACGCTTCGAGGCCGCTTACCTCGAGGAGGTGCGAGCGTGGATCGGATCGTTGCTGGTGGGCGCCCCCACCGGCCCCTCGGCCTGGGATGGCTACATGTCCCTGCTTGTCGCCGACGCTTGCATCGCCTCTGCCCAAAGCGGACAGCCGGTGGACGTCGACATCCCCCCGATGGCCGCCATCTACCGCCGCCCCTGA
- a CDS encoding TIM barrel protein produces the protein MSHPINVGNAPCSWGVIENVEGERSGFARVLDEMHATGYLGTELGDWGFMPTDPELLRAELAARDLKLLASWVSVKLHDRAGHAASEADAVRTARQLAVVGGVDNLIVLGNDPYMDPIRRLCAGRIRPDQGMSDAQWQAFADGAHRVAQAVKRETGLRTVVHHHIGTWIETPAETARLLEMTDPNLLGLCFDTGHYRYGGGDPLTGLRRHADRIWHVHFKDQDPAVAGRARAEGLDGVTAVGMGLFCELGQGDVDFPAVLAELRALGYAGWIVVEQDVLPGMGSPKASAARNRAYLRSIGL, from the coding sequence ATGAGTCACCCGATCAACGTCGGCAATGCGCCCTGTTCTTGGGGCGTGATCGAAAACGTCGAAGGCGAGCGCAGCGGCTTTGCCAGAGTGCTGGACGAGATGCACGCCACCGGCTATCTCGGCACCGAACTGGGCGATTGGGGCTTCATGCCCACCGACCCCGAGCTTCTGCGCGCCGAACTGGCGGCGCGCGACCTCAAGCTCCTGGCCTCGTGGGTGAGCGTCAAGCTGCACGACCGCGCCGGCCATGCCGCCAGCGAGGCCGACGCCGTGCGCACCGCCCGCCAGCTGGCCGTGGTGGGCGGCGTCGATAACCTGATCGTGCTGGGCAATGACCCTTACATGGATCCCATCCGCAGGCTATGCGCCGGGCGCATCCGGCCCGACCAGGGCATGAGCGACGCCCAGTGGCAGGCCTTCGCCGACGGCGCCCATCGCGTCGCCCAGGCGGTCAAGCGCGAGACGGGTCTGCGCACGGTCGTGCATCACCACATCGGCACCTGGATCGAGACGCCGGCCGAGACGGCCCGGCTGCTGGAGATGACCGACCCGAACTTGCTGGGGCTGTGTTTCGACACCGGCCACTACCGCTACGGCGGCGGCGATCCGCTCACCGGCCTCCGCCGCCACGCCGACCGCATCTGGCATGTGCACTTCAAAGACCAGGACCCGGCGGTGGCAGGTCGCGCCCGCGCCGAGGGTCTGGACGGCGTGACGGCGGTGGGGATGGGTTTGTTCTGCGAGCTGGGCCAGGGCGACGTCGATTTCCCCGCCGTCCTGGCCGAGTTGCGGGCGCTGGGCTACGCCGGCTGGATCGTGGTCGAGCAGGATGTCTTGCCCGGCATGGGCAGCCCCAAAGCCAGCGCCGCCCGCAACCGCGCCTATCTCAGAAGCATCGGTCTCTGA
- a CDS encoding phosphoenolpyruvate hydrolase family protein, with the protein MARIKRKRILKRLQAQIEAKRPIVGCGAGTGISAKFAEAGGADLIIIYNSGRYRMAGRGSLAGLLPYGDANGIVMEMAAEVLPVVKDTPVLAGVCGTDPFRQMPVFLRKVKNIGFSGVQNFPTVGLFDGDFRANIEATSMGYDKEVAMIALAHEMNLFTSPYAFTPDEARAMTEAGCDLLVCHVGLTTAGSIGAAKAFTLDEAIDRVMAMAEAGWSLRSDLMVICHGGPFDEPDNVGVALKKMPGIVGFYGASSIERLPTERAIRGQVEAFKKLDVALA; encoded by the coding sequence ATGGCTCGCATCAAACGTAAACGGATTCTGAAGCGCCTGCAAGCGCAAATCGAAGCCAAACGGCCCATCGTCGGCTGCGGCGCAGGCACTGGCATCTCGGCCAAATTCGCCGAAGCCGGCGGCGCCGACCTCATCATCATCTACAACTCCGGGCGCTACCGCATGGCCGGGCGCGGGTCGCTGGCCGGGCTGCTGCCCTACGGCGACGCCAACGGCATCGTCATGGAGATGGCCGCCGAAGTCCTACCGGTGGTCAAGGACACGCCGGTGCTGGCGGGCGTGTGCGGCACCGACCCCTTCCGCCAGATGCCCGTCTTCCTACGCAAAGTCAAGAACATCGGCTTCTCCGGCGTCCAGAACTTCCCCACCGTCGGCCTGTTCGACGGCGATTTCCGGGCCAACATCGAAGCCACCAGCATGGGCTACGACAAAGAGGTGGCGATGATCGCCCTGGCCCACGAGATGAACCTGTTCACCTCGCCCTATGCCTTCACCCCGGACGAAGCGCGGGCGATGACCGAGGCTGGCTGCGATTTGCTCGTCTGTCATGTCGGTCTGACCACCGCCGGCAGCATCGGCGCCGCCAAAGCCTTCACGCTGGACGAAGCCATCGACCGGGTGATGGCGATGGCCGAGGCTGGCTGGTCGTTGCGCTCGGACTTGATGGTGATCTGCCACGGCGGGCCGTTCGATGAGCCGGACAACGTGGGCGTGGCCCTGAAGAAGATGCCCGGCATCGTCGGCTTCTACGGCGCCTCCAGCATCGAGCGCCTGCCCACCGAGCGCGCCATCCGCGGGCAGGTGGAGGCGTTCAAGAAGCTGGACGTCGCCCTGGCCTGA
- a CDS encoding Tm-1-like ATP-binding domain-containing protein, with amino-acid sequence MPKPIVLVGALDTKGAEFQFVRELLQAQGRETILVDFGILGDPPVVPDVSSDEVARAGGSSIAELRHKADKTLAMRTMSDGLAKVVADLYAAGRLGGILGMAGSGGTAIATAGMRALPTGVPKLMVSTIAAGDIAPYVGTKDITMMPSVVDVAGINRFSRQIYANAAGAIAGMVGQEERLKPAVSKANLSLLQGEDKPLITASMFGNTTPCVSHAQKLLEAKGYEVLVFHATGMGGRTMESLIEAGFITANLDLTTTELADEVCGAVLSAGPDRLLASARGGVPTVLAPGCVDMANFWARSTVPEHYRQRNLYEWNPNVTLMRTNAAENRRIGEMIAVAANAATGPVAILIPLKGVSQLDSPGGAFWDPEADAACYDAIEANLRPGIPVIEMDKNINDPAFAEKAVDLLLSMF; translated from the coding sequence ATGCCCAAACCTATCGTCCTCGTCGGCGCCCTCGACACCAAAGGCGCCGAATTCCAGTTCGTCCGTGAATTGTTGCAAGCCCAAGGCCGCGAAACCATCCTGGTCGATTTCGGCATCCTCGGCGACCCGCCGGTCGTGCCCGACGTGAGTAGCGATGAGGTGGCCCGCGCCGGCGGCAGCAGCATCGCCGAGTTGCGCCACAAGGCCGACAAGACTCTCGCCATGCGCACCATGTCCGACGGGCTGGCGAAGGTGGTAGCCGACCTGTACGCCGCCGGGCGGCTGGGCGGCATCCTGGGCATGGCCGGCAGCGGCGGCACCGCCATCGCCACCGCCGGGATGCGGGCCTTGCCCACGGGCGTACCCAAGCTCATGGTCTCCACCATCGCCGCCGGCGACATCGCCCCCTACGTGGGCACGAAAGACATCACCATGATGCCGTCGGTGGTGGACGTGGCCGGGATCAATCGCTTCAGCCGGCAGATCTACGCCAACGCGGCCGGGGCCATCGCCGGGATGGTGGGGCAGGAGGAACGACTAAAGCCTGCAGTGAGCAAAGCGAATCTGTCGTTACTACAAGGGGAGGACAAGCCGTTGATCACCGCCAGCATGTTCGGCAACACGACGCCCTGCGTCAGCCATGCCCAGAAGCTACTGGAAGCAAAGGGCTACGAAGTGCTGGTCTTTCACGCCACCGGGATGGGCGGGAGGACGATGGAATCGCTGATCGAGGCCGGGTTCATCACCGCTAATCTCGATCTCACCACCACCGAACTGGCCGACGAAGTCTGCGGAGCGGTCCTCAGCGCCGGCCCCGATCGCTTGCTGGCCTCGGCCCGCGGCGGCGTCCCCACCGTACTAGCGCCGGGCTGTGTGGATATGGCCAACTTCTGGGCGCGCTCGACGGTGCCGGAGCACTACCGCCAGCGCAACTTGTACGAGTGGAACCCGAACGTGACCTTGATGCGCACAAACGCCGCTGAAAATCGGCGCATCGGCGAGATGATTGCCGTCGCCGCCAACGCTGCCACCGGCCCCGTCGCCATCCTGATCCCACTCAAGGGCGTGTCGCAACTCGATAGCCCCGGCGGCGCCTTCTGGGATCCGGAGGCCGACGCCGCCTGCTACGACGCCATCGAAGCCAACCTGCGGCCCGGCATCCCGGTGATCGAAATGGACAAAAACATCAACGACCCAGCCTTCGCCGAAAAAGCAGTCGATTTGCTGCTAAGCATGTTTTAG